The following are encoded in a window of Variovorax paradoxus genomic DNA:
- a CDS encoding flavodoxin family protein, which yields MPPTIRKGQAPPTLQRAEFHDRFMQSFHDPAFRAEAGALQRLEDIAWKAYDEGRKAPVTRRAGPGYADPDYELSVDWLDARARIDAAQAAWGRPETRSRVLLINGSPRNDGTCPGEISKTWRLTQCAREVLDSSGIETDVLDLSRLTSDYGRHIHPCKGCVSTAMPLCHWPCSCYPNHALRQTGDWMNEIYERWVAAHGVIVLTPTHWYQAASPMKLMIDRLVCADGGNPDPTSTHGKKPDEAKALELEGWGYPKHLEGRVYGVVAHGDVAGTESLRRNLTDWLDWMGLIDAGAQARLDRYIGYYAPYATSHDALDADADVQEEVRNVARAVAIGVAALRAGTLKVPDRTLKPPRLK from the coding sequence ATGCCTCCCACGATACGCAAAGGACAGGCGCCGCCCACGCTGCAGCGCGCCGAGTTCCACGACCGCTTCATGCAGAGCTTTCACGACCCGGCGTTCCGGGCCGAGGCCGGGGCGCTGCAACGCCTGGAAGACATCGCCTGGAAAGCGTACGACGAAGGCCGCAAGGCGCCCGTGACACGCCGCGCCGGGCCCGGCTATGCCGACCCCGACTACGAACTCTCGGTCGACTGGCTCGACGCCCGCGCGCGCATCGACGCGGCGCAGGCGGCCTGGGGCCGGCCCGAGACGCGCTCGCGCGTGCTGCTGATCAACGGCTCGCCGCGCAACGATGGCACCTGCCCCGGCGAGATCTCCAAGACCTGGCGCCTCACGCAGTGCGCGCGCGAGGTGCTCGACAGCAGCGGCATCGAGACCGACGTGCTCGACCTGAGCCGGCTCACTTCGGACTACGGCCGCCACATCCACCCGTGCAAAGGCTGCGTCTCCACTGCCATGCCGCTGTGCCACTGGCCCTGCAGCTGCTACCCCAATCACGCGCTGCGCCAGACCGGCGACTGGATGAACGAGATCTACGAACGCTGGGTGGCCGCGCACGGCGTGATCGTGCTCACGCCCACGCACTGGTACCAGGCCGCGAGCCCGATGAAGCTCATGATCGACCGCCTCGTGTGCGCCGACGGCGGCAACCCCGACCCCACCAGCACGCACGGCAAGAAGCCCGACGAGGCCAAGGCGCTCGAGCTCGAGGGCTGGGGCTACCCGAAGCACCTCGAAGGCCGCGTCTACGGCGTGGTGGCGCACGGCGATGTGGCCGGCACCGAGAGCCTGCGCCGCAACCTCACGGACTGGCTCGACTGGATGGGGCTGATCGACGCCGGCGCGCAGGCCCGGCTCGACCGCTACATCGGCTACTACGCCCCCTATGCCACCAGCCACGATGCGCTCGACGCCGATGCCGACGTGCAGGAAGAAGTGCGCAACGTGGCCCGCGCCGTGGCCATCGGTGTCGCCGCGCTGCGCGCCGGCACGCTGAAGGTGCCCGACCGCACGCTGAAGCCGCCGCGGCTCAAGTAG
- the xrtQ gene encoding exosortase Q: MSLATLAHHHPRVVDWAIRIDRTPAFGWLALQCAALAPTGVWMARRLQDGSDDPLGLVALVALAALAWQCRRELRASPRLGWLALAGVGTVFATLLRTGLGGLPALPPLASGLVAVLSLAAGLLAFLPRGVAALPVAGLSVLALPLLSSLQFYAGYPLRVVTAEASRWLLAPGFEVAREGATLMVDGRLVIVDAPCSGVQMVWLGYFTACAVALWARRGDRAFLRRLPAVGLLVLAGNIVRNSVLIAFEGAGHALAPWAHNALGLVLLAVVCGAIARLMVPARVAPRIDLERPLPGLITAEGGRRVDTVR; the protein is encoded by the coding sequence ATGTCTCTGGCAACCCTGGCCCATCACCATCCGCGCGTCGTGGACTGGGCCATCCGCATCGACCGCACGCCGGCCTTCGGCTGGCTCGCGCTGCAGTGCGCCGCCCTCGCCCCCACCGGGGTCTGGATGGCCCGCCGCCTGCAGGACGGTTCCGACGATCCGCTGGGGCTCGTGGCGCTGGTCGCCCTGGCCGCGCTCGCCTGGCAGTGCCGGCGCGAGTTGCGCGCCTCGCCGCGGCTGGGCTGGCTCGCGCTGGCCGGCGTGGGCACCGTGTTCGCCACGCTGCTGCGCACGGGGCTCGGTGGCCTGCCCGCGCTGCCGCCGCTGGCTTCGGGCCTGGTGGCGGTGCTCTCGCTCGCGGCCGGGTTGCTGGCTTTCTTGCCGCGCGGCGTGGCGGCGCTGCCGGTGGCCGGGTTGTCGGTGCTGGCGCTGCCGCTGCTGTCGTCGCTGCAGTTCTATGCGGGTTACCCGCTGCGCGTGGTGACGGCCGAAGCCAGCCGCTGGCTGCTCGCGCCGGGCTTCGAGGTGGCGCGCGAAGGCGCGACGCTGATGGTCGACGGCCGCCTGGTGATCGTCGACGCGCCCTGCTCGGGCGTGCAGATGGTGTGGCTGGGCTACTTCACGGCCTGCGCGGTCGCGCTGTGGGCGCGGCGCGGCGACCGCGCGTTCCTGCGCCGCCTGCCGGCCGTCGGCCTGCTGGTGCTGGCCGGCAACATCGTGCGCAACAGCGTGTTGATTGCCTTCGAAGGCGCCGGCCACGCGCTCGCACCGTGGGCGCACAACGCACTGGGGCTGGTGCTGCTGGCCGTGGTGTGCGGCGCCATCGCGCGCCTGATGGTGCCGGCGCGCGTGGCGCCGCGCATCGACCTCGAACGCCCGCTGCCGGGCCTGATCACCGCCGAAGGAGGCCGCCGTGTCGATACCGTTCGTTGA
- a CDS encoding Spy/CpxP family protein refolding chaperone: MISLRQRIVWASLLGSAALASSGAFAQAPAATTPSTAAPTAATAPADATAAPKAQHKRMDPAQRMERMKEHRAKRLAALKDKLKLTSAQEGAWSTFTTASQPPAGTARPQRMDRAEFAKLTTPQRLEHMQARQAERSARFAKRAEATKTFYAALTPEQQKTFDAETAKFAGHGHRGHRGHHGGHEGHHGAAPAKG, from the coding sequence ATGATTTCTCTTCGCCAACGCATCGTCTGGGCCAGCCTGCTGGGTTCCGCCGCCCTCGCCTCTTCGGGCGCCTTCGCCCAGGCACCGGCCGCCACCACGCCTTCGACCGCAGCGCCCACGGCCGCCACGGCACCTGCCGACGCCACCGCCGCACCCAAGGCACAGCACAAGCGCATGGACCCGGCCCAGCGCATGGAGCGCATGAAGGAGCACCGTGCCAAGCGCCTGGCCGCACTGAAGGACAAGCTCAAGCTCACCAGCGCCCAGGAAGGCGCGTGGAGCACCTTCACCACGGCGAGCCAGCCGCCCGCCGGCACGGCGCGTCCGCAGCGCATGGACCGTGCCGAGTTCGCCAAGCTGACCACGCCCCAGCGCCTGGAACACATGCAGGCCCGCCAGGCCGAACGCAGCGCACGGTTCGCCAAGCGCGCCGAAGCCACGAAGACCTTCTACGCCGCGCTGACGCCCGAGCAGCAGAAGACCTTCGACGCCGAGACCGCGAAGTTCGCGGGCCATGGCCATCGCGGGCACCGCGGCCACCATGGCGGTCATGAAGGCCACCACGGCGCAGCGCCTGCCAAGGGCTGA
- a CDS encoding pirin family protein, with translation MDGMTNVRAPHHPTDPVATPRGIDHIVAGVSTSDGDGVKLTRVLQQPLQKRLDPYLMLDAFGSDNAGDYIGGFPNHPHRGFETVTYMIAGRMRHRDSAGHEGLLENGGVQWMTAGRGLVHSELPEQEEGLMEGFQLWLNLPAKDKMREPWYRDIQSSEIPEFTTAGGAHVRVIAGTSHGIAGAEQRAHTEPLYLDITLPPGAEFAQPLPHDHNALVYVFRESLWIAGSEVPTRRMAILANDPGSDGVVLRAGATNHSPARALLIAGKPLNEPIAQYGPFVMNTQEQIKQAVHDFQNGKLG, from the coding sequence ATGGACGGCATGACGAACGTCCGTGCCCCCCACCACCCCACCGATCCCGTCGCCACCCCGCGCGGCATCGACCACATCGTGGCCGGTGTTTCCACCAGTGACGGCGACGGCGTCAAACTCACCCGCGTGCTACAGCAGCCGCTGCAGAAGCGGCTCGACCCCTACCTGATGCTCGATGCCTTCGGCAGCGACAACGCGGGCGACTACATCGGCGGCTTTCCGAACCACCCGCACCGGGGCTTCGAAACGGTCACCTACATGATCGCCGGGCGCATGCGCCACCGCGACAGTGCGGGCCACGAAGGCCTGCTCGAAAACGGCGGCGTGCAGTGGATGACGGCCGGCCGCGGCCTCGTGCACAGCGAACTGCCCGAGCAGGAAGAAGGCCTCATGGAAGGCTTTCAGCTCTGGCTCAACCTGCCCGCGAAAGACAAGATGCGCGAGCCCTGGTACCGCGACATCCAGAGCAGCGAGATCCCCGAGTTCACGACCGCCGGCGGCGCGCACGTGCGCGTGATCGCGGGCACCAGCCATGGCATCGCGGGCGCGGAGCAGCGCGCGCACACCGAGCCGCTGTACCTGGACATCACGCTGCCGCCCGGCGCCGAGTTCGCGCAGCCGCTGCCTCATGACCACAACGCGCTGGTTTACGTGTTCCGCGAATCGCTGTGGATCGCGGGCAGCGAGGTGCCGACGCGGCGCATGGCGATTCTTGCGAACGACCCCGGCAGCGACGGCGTGGTGCTGCGCGCGGGCGCCACCAACCACAGCCCGGCGCGCGCGCTGCTGATTGCAGGCAAGCCGCTGAACGAGCCCATCGCGCAGTACGGCCCTTTCGTGATGAACACGCAGGAACAGATCAAGCAGGCCGTGCACGACTTCCAGAACGGAAAGCTGGGCTGA
- a CDS encoding biosynthetic peptidoglycan transglycosylase, with protein MIYGLLALVLTALAAIFLIARIALAPAAGEWSTTVKAGPLDFEVGVPTAVRLATSSWFAPRLNGHALDTRFGTVHFTWDEKTGQQQMRCAPCSADVPALGTQPIKVERLVATVRRDGNTLAGTFEATPEAANGNALLQGTWTGRLAPKNLQLDLRVQDAPIARWYAVLVPALPELQRARIGGTLALQAQLLLPDATFAVQPAISQFTVEGLGTEAMLGARTSCGPSARLANDSWLARAVIAAEDQRFFSHAGYDLTEILASIDHNQKPGQTRRGGSTLTQQLAKLLVTGSDRTAERKLRELLYAVEMEQTLGKARILQLYLDNAPWGGNLCGGEAAARRYFKRSARTLEPAQAVWLAAMLHKPQAVLEQWRRDGTIDPDRTKWVAESVRGISRNQREALLKNVAAAKYAPPEAVQ; from the coding sequence GTGATTTACGGGCTGCTGGCCCTCGTCCTGACAGCCCTGGCGGCCATCTTCCTGATCGCCAGGATCGCCCTCGCGCCGGCGGCGGGCGAGTGGAGCACCACGGTCAAGGCCGGCCCGCTCGACTTCGAGGTCGGCGTGCCGACCGCGGTGCGGCTGGCCACCTCGTCGTGGTTCGCGCCGCGGCTGAACGGCCATGCGCTCGACACCCGCTTCGGCACCGTGCATTTCACCTGGGACGAGAAAACCGGCCAGCAGCAGATGCGCTGCGCGCCGTGCAGCGCCGACGTGCCGGCGCTCGGCACGCAGCCGATCAAGGTCGAGCGGCTGGTCGCCACCGTGCGGCGCGACGGCAACACGCTGGCCGGCACCTTCGAGGCCACGCCCGAGGCGGCCAACGGCAACGCGCTGCTGCAGGGCACCTGGACCGGCCGCCTCGCGCCGAAGAACCTGCAGCTTGACCTCCGCGTGCAGGACGCGCCCATCGCCCGCTGGTATGCCGTGCTGGTGCCGGCGCTGCCCGAGCTGCAGCGCGCCCGCATCGGCGGCACGCTGGCGCTGCAGGCGCAGCTGCTGCTGCCCGACGCCACCTTCGCGGTGCAGCCGGCCATCAGCCAGTTCACCGTCGAAGGGCTGGGCACCGAGGCCATGCTGGGCGCGCGCACCAGCTGCGGCCCGTCGGCCAGGCTGGCCAACGACAGCTGGCTGGCGCGCGCCGTCATCGCGGCGGAAGACCAGCGCTTCTTCAGCCATGCGGGCTACGACCTGACCGAAATCCTGGCCTCGATCGACCACAACCAGAAGCCCGGCCAGACCCGGCGCGGCGGCAGCACGCTCACGCAGCAGCTGGCCAAGCTGCTGGTCACCGGCAGCGACCGCACGGCCGAGCGCAAGCTGCGCGAGCTGCTCTACGCGGTCGAGATGGAGCAGACGCTGGGCAAGGCCCGCATCCTGCAGCTGTACCTCGACAACGCCCCCTGGGGCGGCAACCTCTGCGGCGGCGAGGCCGCGGCGCGGCGCTACTTCAAGCGCAGCGCGCGCACGCTCGAACCGGCACAGGCCGTCTGGCTCGCGGCCATGCTGCACAAGCCGCAGGCCGTGCTCGAGCAATGGCGTCGCGACGGCACGATCGATCCCGACCGCACCAAGTGGGTGGCCGAGAGCGTGCGCGGCATCAGCCGCAACCAGCGCGAGGCGCTGCTCAAGAACGTGGCCGCAGCCAAGTACGCACCGCCGGAAGCCGTGCAATGA
- a CDS encoding GNAT family N-acetyltransferase, with amino-acid sequence MSIAPHDIEAIERATVAAVAPEACEELDGWLLPFDRGTVKRARSAVPLHRDAVEPATLDRIEDRCDSRQVAPALRLADAACFDTLRAELARRHYVDDNPTCVQTGSARRMRDLVAADVRLADVDASPDPDWAALFLGEGFDPVDGVHRVRSLSRATGSLFASVRENGATVAAGAMAFGHGWASVHGMRTEQSQRGRGLAQRVLAGLAQAALARGVERVFLQVDAQNQPALALYRRAGFETRWQYCYWQRQQWPR; translated from the coding sequence ATGAGCATCGCCCCGCACGACATCGAAGCCATCGAGCGCGCCACCGTCGCGGCGGTCGCGCCCGAAGCCTGCGAAGAACTCGACGGCTGGCTGCTGCCCTTCGACCGAGGCACCGTCAAGCGCGCCCGCTCCGCCGTGCCGCTGCACCGCGATGCGGTCGAACCCGCCACGCTCGACCGCATCGAAGACCGCTGCGACAGCCGCCAGGTCGCGCCTGCGCTGCGGCTGGCCGATGCCGCCTGCTTCGACACGCTGCGCGCCGAACTCGCGCGCCGTCACTACGTCGATGACAACCCCACCTGTGTGCAGACCGGCTCGGCGCGGCGCATGCGCGACCTCGTTGCGGCGGACGTCCGGCTGGCCGACGTCGATGCGTCGCCCGATCCGGATTGGGCCGCGTTGTTCCTTGGCGAGGGCTTCGACCCGGTCGACGGCGTGCACCGCGTGCGCTCGCTGTCGCGCGCCACGGGCTCGCTCTTTGCCAGCGTGCGCGAAAACGGCGCCACCGTGGCCGCCGGCGCCATGGCCTTCGGCCACGGCTGGGCCAGCGTGCACGGCATGCGCACGGAACAGTCACAGCGCGGGCGCGGCCTGGCCCAGCGCGTGCTCGCCGGGCTGGCGCAGGCGGCACTGGCGCGCGGCGTCGAACGCGTGTTCCTGCAGGTCGATGCGCAGAACCAGCCGGCGCTGGCGCTGTACCGCCGTGCGGGCTTCGAGACGCGCTGGCAGTACTGTTATTGGCAGCGCCAGCAGTGGCCGCGCTGA
- a CDS encoding serine/threonine protein kinase — translation MTTLQRLTIPTALLAALLGAGAAQAQMPTPVQQPMAGDSSVPASREAVKAEARAQNRNNANSVVPKGEASTTVNHQPNAMPPPTGERSRAEVRAEAQHVKPRFGQPGERPAVPTNPTEKTGTPQ, via the coding sequence ATGACCACCCTGCAACGCCTGACGATCCCCACCGCGCTGCTGGCCGCCCTGCTGGGCGCCGGCGCCGCCCAGGCCCAGATGCCGACACCCGTCCAGCAACCCATGGCGGGCGACAGCTCGGTGCCTGCCTCGCGCGAAGCCGTGAAGGCCGAGGCCCGCGCGCAGAACCGCAACAACGCCAACAGCGTGGTGCCCAAGGGCGAGGCCAGCACCACGGTGAACCACCAGCCCAACGCGATGCCGCCGCCGACGGGCGAGCGCTCACGCGCGGAAGTTCGCGCCGAGGCGCAGCACGTGAAGCCGCGCTTCGGCCAGCCGGGTGAGCGCCCGGCGGTGCCGACCAACCCGACCGAGAAGACGGGCACGCCGCAGTAA
- the creD gene encoding cell envelope integrity protein CreD encodes MLQLLKALQASVLVKVAGLFFLLLVLCIPLARIDDLNRARGESQREAAHELAASYAGPQTMVGPVLLVPYVERWMEPLRDAQGKVIGQAPQSKEMTHAVFPDKLNIDGSMATQERYRGIFRIPFYTLTAALGGGFAGFDPRSVPHSESGSSIEFSPPLVAFHVSDLRGIDGSPALTIEGEALRFRQRVPGLPDHATYADGIHAPLSGAALAAWQAGKPLTFDMKLSLVGQDTLSMVPIAEETTAHLRSPWAHPSFGGRFLASERSVTPQGFDAHWRVSSLVTTAREQVRAGLSGGESDAAAAVVRTASAPRHASGPLQTFDVSLAQPVNVYSMSTRAGKYGALFIGLVLMAAFMFELFRKLRLHPVQYGLVGLSIALFFLLLLALSEKFAFHFAYAGAAGASVALLAVYFSAVLGGWRRGLSFAAFVALLYGALYGLLASESNALLLGALLIFGMLATLMLVTRKVDWYALSRRNEAVPAATVDA; translated from the coding sequence ATGCTTCAACTGTTGAAGGCCCTGCAGGCCTCGGTGCTGGTCAAGGTGGCCGGCCTGTTCTTCCTGCTGCTGGTGCTGTGCATTCCGCTGGCACGGATCGACGACCTCAACCGCGCCCGCGGCGAGAGCCAGCGGGAGGCGGCGCACGAACTTGCCGCGTCTTACGCCGGGCCGCAAACCATGGTCGGCCCCGTGCTGCTGGTGCCGTATGTGGAGCGCTGGATGGAGCCGCTGCGCGACGCGCAGGGGAAGGTGATCGGCCAGGCCCCGCAGAGCAAGGAGATGACGCACGCCGTGTTCCCCGACAAGCTGAACATCGACGGCAGCATGGCCACGCAGGAGCGCTACCGCGGCATCTTCCGCATTCCGTTCTACACGCTGACGGCCGCGCTCGGCGGCGGCTTCGCGGGCTTCGATCCGCGGTCCGTGCCGCACAGCGAGAGCGGCTCGTCGATCGAGTTCAGCCCGCCGCTCGTCGCCTTCCACGTGAGCGACCTGCGCGGCATCGACGGTTCGCCCGCGCTCACAATCGAAGGCGAAGCACTGCGCTTTCGCCAGCGCGTGCCCGGCCTGCCCGATCACGCCACGTACGCCGACGGCATCCACGCGCCGCTCTCCGGCGCCGCGCTCGCCGCCTGGCAGGCGGGCAAGCCGCTCACCTTCGACATGAAGCTTTCGCTGGTGGGCCAGGACACGCTGTCGATGGTGCCGATCGCCGAGGAAACCACCGCGCACCTGCGTTCGCCGTGGGCGCACCCGAGCTTCGGCGGCCGTTTTCTTGCGTCCGAACGCAGCGTGACGCCGCAGGGCTTCGACGCGCACTGGCGCGTGTCCTCGCTCGTGACCACGGCGCGCGAACAGGTGCGTGCCGGCCTGTCGGGCGGCGAAAGCGATGCCGCGGCGGCCGTCGTGCGCACGGCGTCTGCGCCGCGGCATGCCTCGGGGCCGCTGCAGACCTTCGACGTGTCGCTCGCGCAGCCCGTCAACGTGTATTCGATGAGCACGCGCGCCGGCAAGTACGGTGCCCTCTTCATCGGCCTGGTGCTGATGGCGGCCTTCATGTTCGAGCTGTTCCGCAAGCTGCGCCTGCATCCGGTGCAGTACGGGCTGGTGGGCCTGTCGATCGCGCTGTTCTTTTTGCTGCTGCTCGCGCTGTCGGAAAAATTCGCCTTCCACTTCGCTTACGCGGGCGCGGCCGGTGCCAGCGTGGCGCTGCTGGCCGTGTACTTCAGCGCGGTGCTCGGCGGCTGGCGCCGCGGCCTGTCGTTCGCCGCTTTCGTGGCGCTGCTGTACGGCGCGCTCTACGGGCTGCTGGCCTCGGAAAGCAATGCGCTGCTGCTGGGCGCGCTGCTGATCTTCGGCATGCTGGCCACGCTGATGCTCGTGACGCGCAAGGTCGACTGGTATGCGCTGTCGCGCCGCAACGAGGCTGTACCAGCGGCCACGGTGGACGCATGA
- a CDS encoding VIT and vWA domain-containing protein produces MDTPTTPRPGRWLWLATVSLATVGFIAMGARPAHAQEAPAGPRLKTESPYFFVKSDDPSVDRLPLKGTEVSVKISGVIADVTVTQTYRNEGQRAIEAKYVFPGSTKAAVSGLNVRLADRLITAQIREKQQAKIEYDTAKKEGKTAALLEQHLPNVFQMNVANILPGDDVKVELRYTELLVPQSGNYQFVFPTVVGPRYNSPQSENAQAKWVAQPTLRAGVAPNTSFKLTASIDTPMGLKEIRSATHTIDVKKRDENQHADITLGADGRPADNRDFVLDYRLAGEKIESGLMLYKGQGENAENFFLAMVEPPKAVAASAISPRDYIFVVDISGSMHGFPLDTAKTVLERLIGGLRPSDTFNVLLFSGSNKMLSPQSVPATRANIEQALSTIKNYSGSGSTELIPALKRVYAEPKAANVSRTVVVVTDGYVTVEREAFELVRNNLSKANVFAFGIGSSVNRSLMEGIARAGMGEPFIITDPVQAPEQAARFRRMVESPVLTNVKATFGGLDVYDVEPQALPDVLGERPVIVFGKWRGEPKGRVIIEGQSASGPYREEVRITPQTRQDTAALRTLWARHRIQGLSDQEALEGSAAFKDRITELGLKYSLLTQYTSFIAVDKVVRNLAPQNSVDVNQPLPMPQGVSDLALGAEVPSTPEPETLGAIAVVLSMLAMLRRRARRSDPRRFTA; encoded by the coding sequence ATGGACACCCCCACCACCCCACGCCCCGGCCGTTGGCTCTGGCTCGCCACCGTGAGCCTGGCGACCGTGGGTTTCATCGCCATGGGCGCCCGCCCGGCCCACGCGCAGGAAGCGCCCGCCGGTCCGCGCCTGAAGACCGAGAGCCCGTACTTCTTCGTCAAGAGCGACGACCCCTCGGTCGACCGTCTGCCGCTGAAGGGCACCGAGGTCTCGGTCAAGATCTCGGGCGTGATCGCCGACGTCACGGTCACGCAGACCTACCGCAACGAAGGCCAGCGCGCCATCGAGGCGAAATACGTGTTCCCCGGTTCCACCAAGGCGGCGGTGAGCGGCCTCAACGTGCGCCTGGCCGACCGCCTGATCACGGCGCAGATCCGCGAGAAGCAGCAAGCCAAGATCGAATACGACACGGCCAAGAAGGAAGGCAAGACCGCCGCGCTGCTCGAGCAGCACCTGCCCAACGTGTTCCAGATGAACGTCGCCAACATCCTGCCGGGCGACGACGTGAAGGTGGAGCTGCGCTACACCGAGCTGCTGGTGCCGCAGTCGGGCAACTACCAGTTCGTATTCCCGACCGTGGTCGGCCCGCGCTACAACAGCCCGCAGTCGGAGAACGCGCAAGCCAAGTGGGTCGCGCAGCCCACGCTGCGCGCCGGCGTGGCACCGAACACGAGCTTCAAGCTCACGGCGAGCATCGACACGCCGATGGGCCTGAAGGAAATCCGCTCGGCCACGCACACCATCGACGTGAAGAAGCGCGACGAAAACCAGCACGCCGACATCACGCTGGGCGCCGACGGTCGCCCCGCCGACAACCGCGACTTCGTGCTCGACTACCGCCTGGCGGGTGAAAAGATCGAGTCGGGCCTCATGCTCTACAAGGGCCAAGGCGAGAACGCAGAGAACTTCTTCCTCGCCATGGTCGAGCCGCCCAAGGCCGTGGCCGCCAGCGCCATCTCGCCGCGCGACTACATCTTCGTGGTCGACATCTCGGGCTCGATGCACGGCTTTCCGCTCGACACCGCCAAGACCGTGCTCGAACGCCTGATCGGTGGCCTGCGCCCCAGCGACACCTTCAACGTGCTGCTGTTCTCGGGCAGCAACAAGATGCTGTCGCCCCAATCGGTGCCGGCCACGCGCGCCAACATCGAACAGGCGCTCTCGACGATCAAGAACTACAGCGGCAGCGGCAGCACCGAGCTGATCCCGGCGCTCAAGCGCGTGTACGCCGAACCCAAGGCCGCGAACGTGTCGCGCACCGTGGTGGTGGTGACCGACGGCTACGTGACGGTCGAGCGCGAAGCCTTCGAGCTGGTGCGCAACAACCTGTCGAAAGCCAACGTGTTCGCCTTCGGCATCGGTTCGTCGGTGAACCGCAGCCTCATGGAAGGCATTGCACGTGCCGGCATGGGCGAGCCTTTCATCATCACCGACCCGGTGCAGGCGCCCGAGCAGGCCGCGCGCTTTCGCCGCATGGTGGAGTCGCCCGTGCTCACGAACGTGAAGGCCACCTTCGGCGGCCTCGACGTGTACGACGTGGAGCCGCAGGCGCTGCCCGACGTGCTGGGCGAGCGCCCCGTGATCGTGTTCGGCAAGTGGCGCGGTGAGCCCAAGGGCCGCGTGATCATCGAAGGCCAGAGCGCCAGCGGCCCGTACCGCGAGGAAGTGCGCATCACGCCGCAGACGCGCCAGGACACGGCCGCGCTGCGCACGCTGTGGGCACGCCACCGCATCCAGGGCCTGAGCGACCAGGAAGCGCTCGAAGGCAGCGCCGCCTTCAAGGACCGCATCACCGAGCTGGGCCTGAAGTACAGCCTGCTCACGCAGTACACCAGCTTCATCGCGGTGGACAAGGTGGTGCGCAACCTCGCGCCGCAGAACAGCGTGGACGTGAACCAGCCGCTGCCGATGCCGCAGGGCGTGAGCGACCTGGCGCTGGGCGCCGAGGTGCCGAGCACGCCGGAGCCGGAAACGCTGGGCGCGATCGCCGTCGTGCTGTCGATGCTGGCCATGCTGCGCCGCCGCGCACGCCGCAGCGACCCGCGCCGCTTCACCGCCTGA
- a CDS encoding endonuclease/exonuclease/phosphatase family protein: protein MSSFPSSPLPEAAVAAAPASLKVMTVNTHKGFTALNRRFILPELRDAVRTVGADVVFLQEVMGTHARHSRTVNNWPEAPHYEFLADTMWPQFAYGRNAVYPKGHHGNAVLSKFPIVHYRNHDVSVSGPEKRGLLHCVLRLPGRTVDVHAICAHLGLAEAHRQQQLELLCHIVRDEVPADAPLIVAGDFNDWRGRAHEVLAEGASLREVFVHAHGRAARTFPARLPLLALDRIYVRNAGVHAPVVLPRRPWSHLSDHAPLVADIEL from the coding sequence ATGTCCTCTTTCCCTTCTTCTCCGTTGCCCGAAGCCGCGGTGGCCGCCGCACCGGCCTCGCTCAAGGTCATGACCGTGAACACCCACAAGGGCTTCACGGCACTCAACCGCCGCTTCATCCTTCCGGAGCTGCGCGACGCGGTGCGCACCGTGGGCGCCGACGTGGTGTTCCTGCAGGAGGTGATGGGCACGCATGCGCGCCACTCGCGCACGGTGAACAACTGGCCCGAGGCGCCGCACTACGAATTCCTGGCCGACACGATGTGGCCGCAGTTTGCCTACGGGCGCAACGCGGTGTATCCGAAAGGGCACCACGGCAATGCCGTGCTGTCGAAGTTTCCGATCGTGCATTACCGCAACCACGACGTGTCCGTGAGCGGCCCCGAGAAGCGCGGCCTGCTGCACTGCGTGCTGCGCCTGCCGGGCCGCACGGTCGACGTGCATGCGATCTGCGCGCACCTCGGGCTGGCCGAGGCGCACCGCCAGCAGCAGCTGGAACTGCTGTGCCACATCGTGCGCGACGAGGTGCCGGCCGATGCGCCGCTGATCGTCGCGGGCGACTTCAACGACTGGCGCGGCCGCGCGCACGAGGTGCTGGCCGAAGGCGCGTCGCTGCGCGAGGTGTTCGTGCATGCCCACGGTCGCGCGGCGCGCACCTTTCCGGCGCGCCTGCCGCTGCTGGCGCTGGACCGCATCTACGTGCGCAACGCAGGCGTGCACGCGCCCGTGGTGCTGCCGCGCCGGCCCTGGTCGCATCTGTCGGACCATGCCCCGCTGGTGGCGGACATCGAGCTGTGA